The following coding sequences are from one Streptomyces sp. NBC_00536 window:
- a CDS encoding TerD family protein encodes MDFFDGLRGARASQFQSGSASSNAIELTKRHPTVSLTKQGAVHGNLRVNLSWRMRTSDFGGPTGASGQLFRHPFKLFKPDMVQAHTQGVVNVDLDLGCLYELTDGTRGVVQPLGKLLGDINDPPYVKLSGDDRFGSASGETLYVNLDHADEIKRLLVFVYIYDQTPAFDRTHAMVTLFPVTGPRIEIPLEERHPQARSCAVVSLEKVKGELVVRREVKFVYGFQAELDRLYGWGLQWGRGYKTKA; translated from the coding sequence ATCGACTTCTTCGACGGCCTCAGGGGCGCCCGCGCCTCGCAGTTCCAGTCGGGAAGCGCGTCGTCGAACGCGATCGAACTGACGAAACGGCATCCCACGGTGTCGCTCACCAAACAGGGGGCGGTCCACGGCAATCTGCGCGTCAACCTGTCCTGGCGGATGCGGACCTCCGACTTCGGCGGCCCCACCGGCGCGAGCGGACAGCTCTTCCGCCATCCGTTCAAGCTGTTCAAGCCGGACATGGTGCAGGCGCACACGCAGGGCGTGGTCAATGTCGACCTCGACCTCGGCTGCCTGTACGAGCTGACCGACGGCACGCGCGGGGTCGTACAGCCCCTGGGCAAGCTGCTCGGGGACATCAACGACCCGCCGTACGTCAAGCTCAGCGGCGACGACCGGTTCGGTTCGGCGTCCGGTGAGACCCTCTACGTCAACCTCGACCACGCCGACGAGATCAAGCGGCTGCTGGTCTTCGTCTACATCTACGACCAGACCCCGGCCTTCGACCGTACGCACGCCATGGTGACCCTCTTCCCGGTCACCGGCCCGCGGATAGAGATCCCCCTGGAGGAACGCCACCCGCAGGCGCGTTCCTGCGCGGTGGTCTCGCTGGAGAAGGTCAAGGGCGAACTCGTCGTGCGGCGCGAGGTCAAATTCGTCTACGGGTTCCAGGCCGAGCTGGACCGGCTGTACGGCTGGGGGCTCCAGTGGGGGCGGGGTTACAAGACCAAGGCCTGA